One region of Faecalibacter bovis genomic DNA includes:
- a CDS encoding S8 family peptidase — MKKKLLSLALITLVYGGVNAQTTERLKENFNAETINKNTLVDSYQAKGGSTFLQEKKDVITEISKDHIAIVQSDDFRANNASNIEQLQAGAVGGFALNGENMSIAIFDGGTVLYNHNEFRDLANPGQFRIIDLENGAQGLSSHATSVAGFIMGEGRGTVFNIPNIAKGVLPKAVVKHAGFADTSNGNRFTKILEYGEYISNHSYGVNNGWSYDSAGSLGAGYYYPVNTTIMTSPSQTLAGAYQSNDANIDMIVYADPKFSIVKSSGNYFGTVPGPNDAKYRWGNGAYTTFAEGEIVPVANCASGAYCIGNGSLAKNIIVVGAIDLPLDQSTYKFANSAEIKRSSYSSAGPRKDGAIKPDLVAVGTQVISATISSTNPASLGTYTRGNGTSYSAPKVTGAIGSITQLKRLLSNDNEFYFYADEVKAILTHTAMEAGNHDGPDNWHGWGLLDGLKAAEVVLSTHNNEDTLERKTKVSGVNDEKVVSGREGEELKVTISWIDPAAEFAAGTLDRMNDTSSKIVNDFDLRVIDTETNEVYFPWKLDLSNPIGAAVKGDNTVDNIEQVVINTPVAGRNYKVVVSNKGQLVNDEGVAADQYYTLLITGANAEVLSTTDIASKDKVSVYPTVAKDVVNIVTKATIQSVDLIDLTGKLISTSKTEKVNVSSLPSGVYVLNITTDEGVTSKKIVKQ, encoded by the coding sequence ATGAAGAAAAAACTACTTTCTTTAGCATTGATTACCCTTGTATATGGAGGAGTTAATGCTCAAACTACTGAACGTCTTAAAGAAAATTTTAATGCAGAAACTATTAATAAAAATACTTTAGTTGATAGCTATCAAGCAAAAGGTGGATCAACTTTTTTACAAGAGAAAAAAGATGTTATCACTGAAATTTCTAAAGATCATATTGCAATAGTTCAATCTGATGATTTTCGTGCTAATAATGCATCTAATATCGAGCAATTACAAGCTGGAGCTGTCGGTGGTTTTGCGCTAAATGGTGAAAACATGAGCATTGCAATTTTTGATGGTGGAACAGTATTGTATAATCATAACGAGTTTAGAGACTTAGCTAATCCAGGTCAATTTCGTATTATCGATTTAGAAAATGGTGCTCAAGGTCTTAGTTCTCACGCAACTTCTGTAGCAGGTTTTATCATGGGAGAAGGTCGTGGAACTGTATTCAATATCCCAAATATTGCAAAAGGAGTACTACCTAAAGCTGTTGTAAAGCACGCAGGATTCGCAGATACATCAAATGGAAATCGTTTCACAAAGATTTTAGAATATGGTGAGTATATTTCCAATCATTCGTATGGAGTAAACAATGGTTGGTCTTATGATAGTGCAGGATCTCTTGGAGCTGGTTATTATTATCCAGTTAATACTACAATTATGACAAGTCCTTCACAAACATTAGCAGGAGCTTATCAATCAAATGATGCAAATATTGATATGATTGTGTATGCTGATCCTAAATTTTCGATTGTAAAATCTTCAGGAAATTATTTTGGTACTGTTCCAGGACCAAATGATGCGAAATACAGATGGGGAAATGGAGCCTATACAACTTTTGCAGAAGGTGAAATAGTTCCAGTAGCAAATTGTGCGTCAGGTGCATATTGTATCGGAAACGGATCATTAGCAAAAAACATTATAGTTGTTGGAGCTATAGATTTACCATTAGATCAATCGACTTATAAATTTGCTAATTCAGCAGAAATTAAACGTTCGAGCTATAGTAGTGCAGGACCTAGAAAAGATGGTGCAATTAAACCTGATTTAGTAGCTGTAGGAACTCAAGTTATTTCAGCGACAATTTCAAGTACAAATCCAGCATCTCTTGGTACATACACAAGAGGAAATGGAACTTCTTATTCAGCTCCAAAAGTTACAGGAGCAATTGGATCTATAACTCAATTAAAACGTTTATTATCGAATGATAATGAATTCTATTTCTATGCAGATGAAGTCAAAGCTATTTTAACTCATACTGCAATGGAAGCGGGTAATCATGATGGGCCAGATAACTGGCACGGATGGGGATTACTTGACGGATTAAAAGCTGCTGAAGTAGTTTTATCAACGCATAATAATGAAGATACTTTAGAGAGAAAAACTAAAGTTTCTGGAGTAAATGATGAAAAAGTTGTTTCAGGGCGTGAAGGTGAAGAATTAAAAGTTACAATTTCTTGGATTGATCCAGCAGCTGAATTTGCAGCAGGAACTTTAGATCGTATGAATGACACTTCTTCTAAAATTGTAAATGATTTTGATTTACGTGTAATTGATACAGAAACTAACGAAGTTTATTTTCCTTGGAAATTAGATTTATCTAATCCGATTGGTGCAGCTGTTAAAGGTGATAATACAGTAGATAATATTGAACAAGTTGTTATAAATACGCCAGTAGCTGGTCGTAATTACAAAGTTGTAGTTTCTAACAAAGGACAATTAGTAAATGATGAAGGTGTAGCAGCAGACCAATATTATACGTTATTAATTACTGGTGCTAATGCAGAAGTTTTATCAACTACAGATATTGCATCTAAAGATAAAGTTTCTGTTTATCCAACGGTAGCCAAAGATGTTGTGAATATAGTTACGAAAGCAACAATTCAATCAGTAGATTTAATTGATTTAACAGGAAAATTAATTTCTACATCTAAAACTGAAAAAGTAAATGTATCTTCTTTACCAAGTGGTGTTTATGTATTAAATATTACAACAGATGAAGGAGTAACAAGTAAAAAAATTGTAAAACAATAA
- a CDS encoding 30S ribosomal protein S16, which produces MATKIRLQRHGRKGKPFFHIVVADSRARRDGRFIEKLGTYNPITNPATVELNVDSAVKWLLTGAEPTNTAKALLSYKGAYMKKHLLGGVAKGAFSQEEAETRFAAWLESKDAKIQAKKDGLSADATAAKLAALDAEKAVNAARVKAAQEAEAAAQAEETTVEETEGTTEEVATEE; this is translated from the coding sequence ATGGCTACAAAGATTAGATTACAAAGACATGGTCGTAAAGGAAAACCATTCTTTCACATCGTAGTTGCTGACTCAAGAGCAAGACGTGATGGTCGTTTCATCGAAAAATTAGGTACTTACAACCCAATTACTAACCCTGCAACTGTTGAATTAAACGTTGATTCTGCTGTTAAATGGTTATTAACTGGTGCTGAGCCTACAAACACAGCTAAAGCTTTATTATCTTACAAAGGTGCTTACATGAAGAAACACTTATTAGGTGGTGTTGCTAAAGGAGCATTCTCTCAAGAAGAAGCTGAAACTCGTTTCGCTGCTTGGTTAGAGTCTAAAGACGCTAAAATTCAAGCTAAAAAAGACGGTTTATCTGCTGATGCTACTGCTGCTAAATTAGCTGCTTTAGATGCTGAGAAAGCTGTAAATGCTGCTCGTGTTAAAGCTGCTCAAGAAGCTGAAGCTGCTGCACAAGCTGAAGAAACTACTGTTGAAGAAACAGAAGGTACAACTGAAGAAGTTGCTACAGAAGAATAA
- the rimM gene encoding ribosome maturation factor RimM (Essential for efficient processing of 16S rRNA), whose product MTKNDCYYLGKVTKKHGFKGNLIIHLDTDEPELYDTLEAVFIEQDGTLVPFFFETSQPYQGTKLLVKFEDITPEEAERLVNREVYLPLTTLPELSGTDFYYHEIIGFTIFDQSNTEVGTIKAVNDSAAQAYFEVDAQGKEILIPMIDEWILELNREEKAMLVQIPDGLLDIYLG is encoded by the coding sequence ATGACAAAGAATGATTGTTACTATTTAGGTAAAGTTACTAAGAAACATGGTTTTAAAGGTAATTTAATCATTCATTTGGATACAGACGAACCCGAATTATACGATACTTTGGAAGCAGTGTTCATCGAGCAAGATGGAACACTGGTTCCTTTTTTCTTTGAAACTTCTCAGCCTTATCAAGGAACTAAATTATTAGTGAAGTTTGAAGATATTACTCCAGAAGAAGCTGAACGATTAGTAAATCGTGAAGTTTATCTTCCTTTAACTACATTACCAGAATTATCTGGAACAGATTTCTACTATCACGAAATTATCGGATTTACAATTTTTGACCAATCAAATACTGAAGTTGGTACCATAAAAGCTGTAAACGATTCTGCTGCACAAGCTTATTTTGAAGTGGATGCACAAGGCAAAGAAATCTTAATTCCAATGATAGACGAATGGATTTTAGAACTTAACCGCGAAGAAAAAGCAATGTTGGTTCAAATTCCGGACGGATTATTGGATATCTATTTAGGATAA
- a CDS encoding glutamine--tRNA ligase/YqeY domain fusion protein — MEEEKKSLNFIEQIIEDDLANGMPKENLRFRFPPEPNGYLHIGHAKAICLNFGLGEKYGAPVNLRFDDTNPAKEEQEFVDSIREDVKWMGFEWAEERYASDYFQQLYDWAVQMIKDGKAYVDDQSSELINEQRKTPFEPGIDSPNRNRSVEENLELFEKMKAGEFEEGSHVLRAKIDMTSPNMNMRDPVMYRVLKRPHHRTGDTWKIYPMYDWTHGESDYIEGISHSLCSLEFKNHRDLYNWYKDQVEIEGQPQKPKQREFARGNVSYMITSKRKLMKLVEEGIVTGWDDPRMPTISGLRRRGYTAEAIRNFWEKAGIAKRDNVLDISLLEFSIREILNKTAPRVMAVVDPVKVVIENYPEGQVEELTLENNPEDENAGSRIVPFTREIYIERDDFMEEAPKKFFRLSLGNEVRLKGAYIIKAERVEKDAEGNITTIFATYDADTKSGSGSEASKRKVKGTLHWVSATENIPVEIREYDRLFTVEAPDAEKDVDFLQYVNPNSLTVKQGFAEPALKDAKVEDKFQFQRIGYFALDKDSTEDKLVFNRTVTLKDTWAKINK; from the coding sequence ATGGAAGAAGAAAAAAAATCTTTGAACTTTATTGAGCAAATCATTGAAGATGATTTAGCTAATGGGATGCCGAAAGAAAATTTACGTTTTCGTTTCCCACCAGAGCCAAATGGTTATTTACACATCGGGCACGCAAAAGCTATTTGCTTAAACTTTGGTTTAGGTGAAAAATACGGTGCACCGGTAAACTTACGTTTTGACGACACTAACCCAGCGAAAGAAGAGCAAGAATTCGTAGATTCTATCCGCGAAGATGTAAAATGGATGGGATTTGAGTGGGCTGAAGAACGTTATGCTTCTGATTACTTCCAGCAGCTTTACGATTGGGCTGTGCAGATGATCAAAGACGGAAAAGCATATGTTGACGACCAATCATCTGAATTAATCAATGAACAACGTAAAACTCCATTCGAACCTGGTATTGATTCTCCTAACCGTAATCGTTCTGTCGAAGAAAATTTAGAATTATTCGAAAAAATGAAAGCGGGTGAATTTGAAGAAGGTTCTCACGTTTTACGTGCAAAAATCGACATGACATCGCCAAACATGAATATGCGCGACCCTGTTATGTATCGTGTTTTAAAACGTCCTCACCACCGTACAGGAGATACTTGGAAAATTTATCCAATGTACGACTGGACACATGGAGAGTCTGATTATATCGAAGGGATCTCTCACTCATTATGTTCTTTAGAGTTTAAAAATCACCGTGATTTATACAACTGGTACAAAGATCAAGTTGAGATTGAAGGTCAACCTCAAAAACCAAAACAACGTGAATTTGCGCGCGGAAATGTATCTTATATGATTACTTCTAAGCGTAAATTAATGAAATTAGTAGAAGAAGGTATCGTTACTGGATGGGACGATCCTCGTATGCCTACAATTTCTGGTTTACGTCGTCGTGGGTATACTGCAGAAGCAATTCGTAATTTCTGGGAAAAAGCAGGTATCGCTAAACGTGATAACGTATTAGATATTTCTTTATTAGAATTCTCTATTCGTGAAATTTTAAATAAAACTGCTCCACGTGTTATGGCAGTTGTTGATCCTGTTAAAGTAGTAATTGAAAACTATCCAGAAGGACAAGTTGAAGAATTAACTTTAGAGAATAATCCAGAAGACGAAAACGCAGGTTCTCGTATAGTTCCATTCACTCGTGAAATTTACATCGAGCGTGATGATTTCATGGAAGAAGCACCTAAAAAATTCTTCCGTTTATCTTTAGGTAACGAAGTTCGTTTAAAAGGAGCTTACATTATCAAAGCTGAACGTGTGGAGAAAGATGCGGAAGGAAATATCACTACAATTTTTGCAACTTACGATGCAGATACAAAATCAGGAAGTGGTTCTGAGGCATCTAAACGTAAAGTAAAAGGAACATTACATTGGGTTTCTGCAACTGAAAATATTCCAGTAGAAATTCGTGAATACGATCGTTTATTTACAGTAGAAGCTCCGGATGCAGAAAAAGATGTAGATTTCTTACAATATGTAAATCCTAACTCTTTAACTGTAAAACAAGGATTTGCGGAACCAGCTTTAAAAGATGCAAAAGTGGAAGATAAATTCCAATTCCAACGTATCGGATACTTTGCTTTAGACAAAGATTCTACAGAAGATAAATTAGTTTTCAACCGTACAGTAACTTTAAAAGATACTTGGGCGAAAATCAATAAATAA
- the radC gene encoding RadC family protein encodes MKDYNQSKQSIKNWNEDDRPREKMALKGKSSLSDAELLAIIMGSGNREESAVELAKRILQTVNNNWNELAKYSITDLCKFKGVGEAKAISIITALEIGRRRNTQEVLERAKITSSHDAATILQQQIGDLPTEEFWVMFLNQGNRIIKTEQISRGGITQTSVDVRIVFKRAIELMATAIILSHNHPSGNLNPSESDKNLTRKFSEAAKYLDLQVLDHIIVTQKSYFSFADEGFM; translated from the coding sequence ATGAAAGATTACAATCAGAGCAAACAATCGATAAAAAACTGGAATGAAGATGATCGTCCACGCGAAAAAATGGCTTTAAAAGGTAAAAGTTCATTATCTGATGCTGAATTATTGGCAATAATTATGGGAAGTGGAAATCGTGAAGAATCTGCAGTAGAATTAGCGAAAAGAATTTTGCAAACAGTAAATAATAACTGGAATGAATTAGCAAAATATTCAATAACTGATTTATGTAAATTTAAAGGAGTTGGCGAAGCAAAAGCCATTTCAATCATCACAGCTTTAGAAATTGGACGAAGACGAAACACGCAAGAAGTTTTGGAACGAGCAAAAATCACCTCAAGTCACGATGCTGCTACAATTTTACAACAACAAATTGGTGATTTACCAACCGAAGAATTTTGGGTGATGTTCCTTAATCAAGGGAATCGAATAATTAAAACTGAACAAATTTCCCGTGGAGGAATTACACAAACTTCAGTCGATGTTCGTATTGTTTTTAAACGTGCTATCGAATTGATGGCCACCGCAATCATACTTTCGCATAATCATCCCTCTGGAAATTTGAATCCGAGTGAATCTGATAAAAACTTAACTCGAAAATTTTCTGAAGCGGCAAAATATTTAGACCTACAAGTTTTAGATCATATTATTGTGACACAGAAATCTTATTTTTCCTTTGCAGATGAAGGATTTATGTAA
- the hisS gene encoding histidine--tRNA ligase, whose protein sequence is MAVQKPSIPKGTRDFSPLEVNRRQYIINTIKKQFVLFGFSPIETPSFENLSTLTGKYGEEGDRLIFKILNSGDYLAKVDEQLLTERNSQKVISQISEKALRYDLTVPFARYVVQHQNEITFPFKRYQIQPVWRADRPQKGRFREFYQCDADVVGSDSLLQEVDFVQLYDTVFTELKAPVEIHINNRKILSGLAEVADISAQLIDFTVALDKLDKIGEEAVKEEMRGKGISEQAIEILSPLFNMNGDYKTQFAQLKEILATSETGLKGIEELEFVFENTENIGLQSAELVLNLTLARGLDYYTGAIFEVKAKIGEFSSSIGGGGRYDDLTGIFGLKDISGVGISFGLDRTYLVLEENNLFPALEDTTNIQALFINFGQKEASEAMKLVKQLRQQGINTEVYPDDTKMKKQMGYADKKGIKKVILLGEKEIQEQKATVKDMITGEQTEVAFTDLVNAL, encoded by the coding sequence ATGGCAGTTCAAAAACCATCGATTCCAAAAGGAACTAGAGATTTTTCACCTTTAGAAGTGAATCGCCGTCAATATATCATCAATACAATCAAAAAACAATTCGTTTTATTCGGATTCTCTCCGATTGAAACTCCTTCATTCGAAAATTTATCGACTTTAACTGGTAAATATGGTGAAGAAGGTGATCGTTTAATCTTCAAAATTTTAAATTCAGGAGATTATTTAGCTAAAGTTGATGAACAATTATTAACAGAAAGAAACAGTCAAAAAGTAATTTCTCAAATTTCAGAGAAGGCTTTACGTTACGACTTAACTGTTCCGTTTGCACGTTACGTTGTGCAACATCAAAACGAAATTACATTTCCTTTTAAAAGATACCAAATTCAACCTGTATGGCGTGCAGATCGTCCTCAAAAAGGTCGTTTCCGCGAATTTTACCAATGTGATGCTGACGTTGTAGGATCTGATTCTTTATTACAAGAAGTTGATTTTGTACAATTATACGATACAGTTTTTACAGAATTAAAAGCGCCGGTTGAAATTCATATCAATAACCGTAAAATCTTATCTGGTTTAGCGGAAGTAGCTGATATTTCAGCTCAATTAATTGACTTTACAGTTGCTTTAGATAAGTTAGATAAAATTGGTGAAGAAGCGGTAAAAGAAGAAATGCGTGGAAAAGGAATTTCTGAACAAGCGATTGAAATTTTATCACCTTTATTCAATATGAATGGAGATTATAAAACTCAATTTGCTCAATTAAAAGAAATTTTAGCCACTTCTGAAACTGGTTTAAAAGGAATCGAAGAATTAGAATTCGTTTTTGAAAATACTGAAAACATCGGATTACAATCTGCAGAATTAGTTTTAAACTTAACATTAGCTCGTGGTTTAGATTATTACACAGGTGCAATATTCGAAGTGAAAGCGAAAATCGGTGAATTCTCATCATCAATTGGTGGTGGAGGTCGTTACGACGATTTAACTGGAATTTTCGGATTAAAAGATATTTCTGGAGTTGGAATTTCATTCGGATTAGACCGTACATATTTAGTATTAGAAGAAAATAATTTATTCCCTGCGTTAGAGGATACAACTAATATCCAAGCTTTATTCATCAACTTTGGACAAAAAGAAGCGAGTGAAGCGATGAAATTAGTAAAACAATTACGTCAGCAAGGAATTAATACAGAAGTATATCCAGATGATACTAAAATGAAAAAGCAAATGGGATATGCGGACAAAAAAGGAATTAAGAAAGTAATTTTATTAGGAGAAAAAGAAATCCAAGAACAAAAAGCAACCGTAAAAGATATGATTACGGGTGAACAAACTGAAGTTGCTTTTACAGATTTGGTAAATGCTTTATAA
- a CDS encoding PfkB family carbohydrate kinase, translating into MSLLTVGTVAFDKLESPFGKTDKILGGAATYISMASSLLGVKTGLVSVVGGDFPQEYIDLLKSKNVDLAGLEIVADGKTFFWEGKYHNDLNTRDTLTTELNVLETFNPVVPQDWKNADVLMLGNLHPLVQAGVLEQMENRPKLVVLDTMNFWMDCAWEDLMAVIKNVDVISINDEEARQMSGEYSLRKAARKIASMGPKTVIIKKGEHGALLFQDEQVFYAPALPMEEVFDPTGAGDTFAGGFSGYLAKTNDFSFENMKRAIIFGSALASVTCEKFGTESLQNLDVEALNDRLNDFRELMRFEQIEF; encoded by the coding sequence ATGAGTTTATTAACAGTAGGTACAGTTGCCTTCGATAAATTAGAATCTCCTTTCGGGAAAACAGATAAAATTTTAGGTGGAGCAGCAACTTATATCAGTATGGCTTCTTCTTTATTAGGAGTTAAAACTGGATTAGTTTCTGTAGTAGGTGGAGATTTCCCACAGGAATACATTGATTTATTAAAATCGAAAAATGTAGATTTAGCAGGTTTAGAAATTGTAGCTGATGGTAAAACTTTCTTCTGGGAAGGTAAATACCACAACGATTTAAATACGCGTGATACATTAACTACAGAGTTAAACGTATTAGAAACTTTCAACCCAGTTGTTCCTCAGGATTGGAAAAATGCTGATGTATTAATGTTAGGAAACTTACACCCATTAGTACAAGCAGGAGTTTTAGAGCAAATGGAAAATCGTCCTAAATTAGTTGTTTTAGATACAATGAATTTCTGGATGGATTGTGCTTGGGAAGATTTAATGGCAGTGATCAAAAATGTTGATGTAATTTCTATCAACGACGAAGAAGCTCGTCAAATGTCAGGTGAATACAGCTTACGTAAAGCAGCTCGTAAGATTGCTTCTATGGGACCAAAAACTGTAATCATCAAAAAAGGTGAGCATGGTGCTTTATTATTCCAAGACGAACAAGTATTCTACGCACCAGCATTACCAATGGAAGAAGTTTTCGATCCAACAGGAGCCGGAGATACTTTCGCTGGAGGATTCTCTGGATACTTAGCAAAAACTAACGATTTCTCTTTCGAGAACATGAAACGTGCAATTATCTTCGGATCTGCATTAGCTTCTGTAACTTGTGAAAAATTCGGTACTGAATCTTTACAAAATTTAGATGTTGAAGCTTTAAATGATCGTTTAAACGATTTCCGCGAATTAATGCGTTTCGAGCAAATTGAATTTTAA
- a CDS encoding LURP-one-related family protein: MSINQLQFPLDFKFHIATFSNDFTVSDANGNSVFYVREKMFSWRDVIKVYKDSNKTEILYELRSNKLIDFQQTFTITNANGEVVGKARRKTLKSLWTATFHLYDANDNHIFTINERSGLVRMMDGLLGQIPVLGFFSGYVFNPKYVLKELNGTELMEISKEPSFFGRKFKLENYKAQPEQYELFILSYMMLLIADRNRG; encoded by the coding sequence ATGTCAATCAATCAACTACAATTTCCTTTAGATTTTAAATTTCATATCGCGACTTTTTCAAACGATTTTACAGTTTCTGATGCAAATGGAAACTCGGTATTCTATGTAAGAGAAAAAATGTTTTCTTGGAGAGATGTGATTAAAGTGTATAAAGATTCAAATAAAACGGAGATATTATACGAATTACGCTCGAATAAATTAATCGATTTTCAGCAGACTTTTACAATTACAAATGCAAATGGAGAAGTGGTTGGAAAAGCGCGTCGTAAGACTTTAAAATCTCTTTGGACAGCTACTTTTCATTTATATGATGCGAATGATAATCATATTTTCACGATTAATGAACGTAGTGGTTTAGTAAGAATGATGGACGGATTGTTGGGGCAAATTCCGGTTTTAGGATTCTTTTCAGGATATGTATTTAATCCAAAATATGTACTAAAAGAATTGAATGGAACTGAATTAATGGAAATTTCTAAGGAACCTTCATTTTTTGGTAGAAAATTTAAATTAGAAAATTATAAAGCTCAACCAGAACAGTACGAGTTGTTTATACTTTCTTATATGATGCTATTAATTGCAGATCGTAACAGAGGTTAA
- a CDS encoding YjjG family noncanonical pyrimidine nucleotidase, with amino-acid sequence MNTIKHVFFDLDNTLWDFRKNARFALAELYIKYDVENRYGFTFEEFHPHYHESNEGLWALIRDKKITKEELRARRFKEAFDNLGIDNDALARIFEDEYMETITNYNEVVDGAMELLNYLKPKYKLHIITNGFIEVSKRKIETSDLNGYFDTVTYADEIQILKPDPRIYSYAMEKSGANKKESIYIGDDWIADAVGAKAFGMSAIFFDRLDDNFEMDDVPTIKHLDEVRKFL; translated from the coding sequence ATGAATACGATTAAACATGTCTTTTTCGACTTAGACAATACCTTATGGGATTTCCGTAAAAACGCAAGGTTCGCTTTAGCTGAATTATATATAAAATACGATGTTGAAAACCGATATGGTTTTACGTTTGAAGAGTTTCATCCACATTACCACGAAAGTAACGAAGGGCTTTGGGCGTTGATTCGTGATAAAAAAATTACAAAAGAAGAATTACGCGCGCGTCGTTTTAAAGAAGCTTTTGACAATTTAGGAATTGATAACGATGCATTAGCTCGAATTTTTGAGGACGAATACATGGAAACTATAACAAATTACAATGAAGTAGTTGATGGTGCGATGGAATTGTTAAATTATTTGAAGCCAAAATATAAATTACATATTATAACAAATGGATTTATTGAAGTTTCAAAACGTAAGATTGAAACTTCTGATTTAAATGGATATTTTGATACAGTAACTTATGCTGATGAAATACAAATTTTGAAGCCAGATCCGCGAATTTATAGCTATGCAATGGAAAAATCTGGAGCCAATAAAAAAGAATCAATTTATATTGGTGATGATTGGATTGCTGACGCTGTTGGAGCAAAAGCATTTGGAATGTCAGCTATTTTCTTCGATCGGTTAGATGATAATTTTGAAATGGACGACGTACCGACAATTAAACATTTAGATGAAGTAAGAAAATTCTTATAA
- a CDS encoding lipopolysaccharide biosynthesis protein, translated as MKKRLEKFKTKNAKGVLSLLAGNTVAQIIMILGGFVLGRWYGPEHNGTYNVFLSFVAILSILTTFRLENIFVISKSTKAIRNLFSTLLVITSIATLIFFLGYAIADEIFTLRTSLWVVLLSSVAGLFTAWYNLQTSLFTKYQLFNIISQGFIINALISVGFQFLFYFLGYKENGLIYGTIVGTIISCIYFFSITKGRLKKPKFSLFKNTVAKNKEIIKYTLPSDSLNAIANNLMPILIVFYFTKIEVAFFAMSAKMLITPLLILSNAMSKVFFQKSASMMNHQPEKLYDLSLKVILYNVGAIAAFLLGMNVIGVYILEWVLGDEWHGLSVYVFILSFWILCRSAMNPISQIVVVIRKNHYALYFNIYLVLITIFSVIIGGIRKDMLTTLYVYSILAGIGYLIQLYFVLRELKQLKLSGKKA; from the coding sequence TTGAAAAAGAGGTTAGAAAAATTTAAAACCAAGAATGCCAAAGGAGTGCTTTCCTTGTTGGCTGGAAATACAGTTGCTCAAATCATTATGATTTTAGGCGGATTTGTACTTGGTAGATGGTACGGACCGGAACATAACGGAACATACAATGTATTTTTAAGTTTTGTTGCGATACTTTCGATTTTGACAACCTTCCGATTAGAAAACATCTTCGTTATCTCAAAATCAACAAAAGCTATTCGAAATCTATTTTCTACGTTGTTGGTTATTACGTCTATTGCAACGTTAATTTTCTTTTTGGGATATGCGATTGCAGACGAAATTTTTACACTTAGAACTTCACTTTGGGTTGTTTTATTAAGTTCTGTTGCAGGATTGTTTACAGCTTGGTATAATTTACAAACTTCCTTATTTACAAAGTATCAATTATTTAATATCATCTCCCAAGGATTTATTATAAATGCTTTAATTTCAGTAGGTTTTCAGTTTTTATTTTACTTTTTAGGATACAAAGAAAACGGATTGATTTACGGAACTATAGTCGGAACTATTATTTCTTGTATTTATTTCTTTTCGATAACGAAAGGTCGATTAAAGAAACCAAAATTCAGTCTCTTTAAAAACACTGTTGCGAAGAACAAAGAAATTATAAAATACACTTTACCATCTGACTCATTAAATGCAATTGCAAATAATTTAATGCCGATTTTAATCGTGTTTTATTTCACAAAAATAGAAGTTGCATTTTTTGCAATGTCGGCTAAGATGTTAATTACACCTTTATTGATTTTATCTAATGCAATGTCTAAAGTTTTCTTTCAGAAATCTGCAAGTATGATGAATCATCAACCAGAAAAGTTATATGATCTTTCTTTAAAAGTTATCTTGTATAATGTTGGTGCAATTGCTGCATTTTTATTAGGAATGAATGTTATTGGCGTATACATTTTAGAATGGGTTTTAGGAGATGAATGGCATGGATTGAGTGTTTATGTATTTATATTATCATTTTGGATTTTGTGTCGAAGTGCGATGAATCCAATTTCTCAAATCGTAGTTGTTATTCGTAAAAATCATTACGCTTTATACTTCAATATTTATTTGGTTTTAATTACTATTTTTTCTGTAATAATCGGAGGTATAAGAAAAGATATGCTTACCACGTTATATGTATATTCTATCCTAGCTGGTATAGGATATTTAATTCAATTATATTTCGTTTTAAGAGAACTAAAACAACTTAAATTAAGTGGTAAAAAAGCGTAA